A genomic region of Alkalispirochaeta americana contains the following coding sequences:
- a CDS encoding substrate-binding periplasmic protein gives MFCAMLFSGLLVCLAPLGAIQEDSRQVIRLGVDDFPPYISRDQPGYGVLAEIITEVFAQAGLEVRYLFMPWNRALLHTEEGDLLEGTPGWFRTPQREEVFLVSDPIVSDCQSFFHLKDRSISWNTVEDLKGFVIGATRGYDYGAAFMKAREEGTLDVEWVSRDIYNFRKLLLGRIDLFPMNTLAGYSLLGEHFPPEEAARVTHHDTLLRSQDLHLLLSRNPGENRTRLEQFNRGLQELRQSGRHAELLQQANVPVSCPHAD, from the coding sequence ATGTTTTGTGCAATGCTTTTTTCGGGGCTTCTGGTGTGCCTTGCTCCCCTGGGAGCTATCCAGGAAGATTCTCGCCAGGTGATCCGTCTCGGGGTTGATGATTTCCCCCCTTACATCTCTCGGGACCAGCCGGGATACGGTGTTCTGGCCGAGATAATAACCGAGGTTTTCGCGCAGGCCGGCCTTGAGGTCCGCTATCTTTTCATGCCCTGGAACCGGGCTCTCCTGCATACAGAAGAAGGTGATCTTCTGGAGGGTACGCCCGGATGGTTTCGCACCCCCCAGCGAGAAGAGGTGTTTCTTGTCTCGGACCCGATCGTATCTGACTGCCAGTCCTTTTTCCACCTGAAGGACCGTTCCATTTCCTGGAACACCGTGGAGGATCTGAAGGGGTTTGTTATTGGAGCTACCCGCGGCTACGATTACGGGGCTGCTTTCATGAAGGCCCGGGAGGAGGGAACCCTGGATGTGGAGTGGGTTTCCCGTGATATCTATAACTTTCGCAAACTCTTGCTCGGCCGCATCGACCTCTTTCCCATGAACACCCTGGCCGGTTACAGTCTTCTTGGGGAGCACTTCCCGCCAGAGGAGGCGGCCCGGGTGACACATCATGACACACTCCTGAGAAGCCAGGATCTCCATCTCCTGCTCTCACGAAACCCCGGGGAGAACCGAACCCGTCTGGAGCAGTTCAACCGGGGGCTTCAGGAATTGAGGCAGAGCGGCCGGCACGCCGAACTGCTTCAACAGGCGAATGTTCCCGTGAGTTGTCCCCACGCTGATTGA
- a CDS encoding response regulator, producing the protein MAERSLAVLIVEDEVFIALHLALELEAEGHCVVDRVASGQEALRCLRSRPVDLVLMDIGLAGPLDGIQTAGQIRDFSRVPIVFMTGYADRLHQEAVTAVDPLGCLVKPAGVRELKPLLERASTPQSSRTMSDRNASEEPLG; encoded by the coding sequence ATGGCTGAGAGGTCGCTGGCAGTTCTTATTGTGGAGGACGAGGTCTTTATCGCTCTTCACCTTGCTCTGGAGCTGGAAGCGGAAGGCCATTGCGTGGTGGATCGGGTCGCTTCGGGGCAGGAAGCGCTCCGGTGCCTCCGGTCCCGGCCGGTGGATCTCGTTCTCATGGATATCGGCCTGGCTGGCCCCCTGGATGGGATACAAACCGCCGGGCAGATCAGGGATTTTTCCCGGGTCCCCATAGTGTTCATGACGGGCTATGCCGATCGGCTTCATCAGGAGGCGGTGACAGCTGTAGATCCTCTGGGGTGCCTGGTCAAACCCGCGGGGGTCCGGGAGCTCAAACCCCTGCTGGAGAGAGCTTCTACCCCGCAATCCAGCAGGACCATGTCAGACCGGAATGCATCGGAGGAACCCCTTGGATAA
- a CDS encoding Gfo/Idh/MocA family protein → MEPVTAVVIGAGSRGRDAYASYALRHPNELQIVGVAEPDEARRNQLVQEQQIPESGAFESWEGLLEKKKFADAAFICTQDQMHLEPAVEAMKKGYHLLLEKPIAPTLEECLEIHGASRKYGVSVAVAHVLRYSPFFMALKRIIDQGAIGAVRGIQHNENIGHIHYSHSFVRGNWRSRADSSPMILAKSCHDLDILSYLVDGEGISLASMGTRGTFSGQNAPAGAPRRCLEGCPQQVPCPYYAPKVYRQGETGWPVNVITTDLSPEGILRALREGPYGRCVYACDNDMVEHQVVSLEFSRGITAAFTMSAFTHDTSRTLKVMGETGEIRGHMEREVLEVHDFRTGEVQTISLGGCHNGTRHGGGDEGIVRDLVLHLRSDRKTPLKTTLDLAMESHVMAFAAEESMQTGKTIDLGVYKKEHGVL, encoded by the coding sequence ATGGAACCAGTAACAGCAGTAGTAATCGGCGCCGGCAGCAGGGGCCGCGATGCCTATGCCTCCTACGCTTTGCGTCATCCCAACGAATTACAGATTGTGGGAGTGGCCGAGCCGGATGAGGCCCGACGGAACCAGCTCGTGCAGGAACAGCAAATTCCCGAGTCGGGGGCCTTTGAATCCTGGGAAGGCCTTCTGGAAAAAAAGAAGTTTGCCGACGCCGCCTTCATCTGCACCCAGGATCAGATGCATCTGGAGCCGGCTGTGGAGGCCATGAAGAAGGGCTATCATCTTCTTCTGGAAAAACCGATCGCCCCGACGCTGGAAGAGTGTCTGGAAATTCATGGAGCGTCCCGGAAATATGGCGTCAGCGTTGCTGTTGCCCATGTGTTGCGCTATTCGCCTTTCTTTATGGCCCTGAAACGGATTATCGATCAGGGTGCGATCGGAGCCGTTCGGGGTATTCAGCATAACGAAAACATCGGGCATATTCACTATTCCCACAGTTTTGTGCGGGGCAACTGGCGAAGCCGGGCCGATTCCTCGCCCATGATTCTGGCCAAAAGTTGCCACGATCTGGACATTCTCTCCTATCTTGTCGACGGCGAGGGCATTTCCCTGGCATCGATGGGGACGAGGGGCACTTTCTCTGGCCAAAACGCCCCTGCTGGTGCTCCCCGGCGCTGTCTGGAAGGCTGTCCTCAGCAAGTACCCTGTCCCTACTATGCCCCGAAGGTCTATCGCCAGGGAGAAACGGGGTGGCCCGTGAACGTGATCACCACCGATCTTTCTCCCGAGGGTATCCTGCGGGCCCTGAGAGAGGGGCCCTACGGGCGATGCGTCTACGCCTGTGACAATGACATGGTCGAACACCAGGTGGTATCCCTGGAGTTTTCCCGGGGTATCACGGCGGCCTTTACCATGAGCGCCTTTACCCACGATACCAGTCGCACCCTCAAGGTTATGGGAGAAACGGGCGAGATTCGCGGTCACATGGAGCGGGAAGTCCTGGAGGTGCACGATTTTCGAACCGGCGAAGTTCAGACGATCTCGCTTGGGGGGTGTCATAACGGCACCCGCCACGGTGGAGGCGACGAGGGTATTGTGCGGGACCTGGTCCTCCACCTTCGGAGCGATCGGAAGACTCCTCTGAAGACAACCCTGGATCTGGCCATGGAGAGCCATGTCATGGCTTTTGCAGCCGAAGAGTCCATGCAGACCGGCAAGACGATCGATCTGGGGGTCTACAAGAAAGAACATGGAGTTTTGTGA
- a CDS encoding helix-turn-helix domain-containing protein, giving the protein MSDPEISSLSHCLHKSVESLWSGIKNPGNYYKGKGTVLFPVPENILLFYRDRFHPQSLGAETSFHYRHVLLFNLARPIRIFLDGSIIHLHQGEGLLILPYQYHRFIREGQGWLSLAFLTFEIPPTIYFEGLRYTPFTYSDETLLLLEETARTFILNQARTLPYCTALLLSHIAESFDETDHQVYQRAQTETLTGEILKTVYHEKTRTVRGLAATLGYSENYLRTLFKRTMGQTLGRFIIEVRMTEAMRLLSQGTTPIGAIAECCGYESIYTFSRAFKDFAGENPSAYRKRRQAPRDGAPRDQERSEKFTG; this is encoded by the coding sequence ATGAGCGATCCCGAGATTTCGTCCCTTTCGCACTGTCTCCACAAATCGGTGGAATCTCTCTGGTCGGGTATCAAGAACCCGGGCAACTATTACAAGGGGAAGGGAACTGTTCTCTTCCCCGTGCCGGAAAACATTCTTCTTTTTTACCGGGACCGATTTCACCCCCAGAGCCTGGGAGCAGAAACAAGTTTTCACTACCGCCACGTTCTCCTGTTTAATCTCGCCCGACCCATCAGGATTTTTCTGGACGGCTCTATAATTCATCTCCACCAGGGAGAGGGGTTGCTGATTCTCCCCTATCAGTACCATCGCTTCATACGCGAGGGTCAGGGCTGGCTCTCGCTGGCCTTTCTGACCTTCGAAATTCCCCCGACAATTTATTTTGAGGGGTTGCGCTATACCCCCTTCACCTACAGCGATGAGACGCTTCTACTGCTGGAAGAGACTGCCCGGACCTTTATTCTGAACCAGGCCAGAACGCTTCCCTACTGCACCGCACTCCTGCTCTCCCATATCGCAGAATCCTTCGATGAGACCGATCACCAGGTATACCAGCGAGCCCAGACCGAGACGCTCACGGGAGAAATATTGAAAACGGTGTACCACGAGAAAACGCGAACCGTGAGGGGTCTTGCCGCCACTCTGGGATACTCCGAGAATTATCTCCGGACGCTTTTTAAAAGAACCATGGGGCAGACCCTGGGGCGTTTCATCATTGAGGTTCGCATGACCGAGGCGATGCGCCTGCTCTCCCAGGGAACTACTCCCATCGGAGCAATCGCCGAGTGCTGCGGCTATGAGAGTATCTACACCTTCAGCCGAGCCTTTAAGGATTTTGCCGGAGAAAATCCCTCGGCATACCGAAAACGACGGCAAGCTCCTCGAGATGGCGCCCCGAGAGATCAGGAGCGGTCTGAAAAATTCACAGGATAA
- a CDS encoding efflux RND transporter permease subunit yields the protein MIRLCIEKYMAVFCFTVLIAVVGVIAYITLPRESSPEVRQPYIFITTTYAGVPANDIETLVTQRIEQELEGLNGLKELSSQSRQNVSFIFAEFTSDVSVEEALRRTKDRVDLAIPELPDDADHPNVREFSFSDWPVFVAVLSHPDGVEAIDQASRLLQEDLQRIPGVLDVERAGHPLREVAVELDPFRMESYGFSIDDVTGAIQREHVTIPAGSLESQEKNYALSVTGEISDPAHFGQIILSQGDRRVPLSTVAHVAFQNTPDQTLSRFNSTPAITLSVKKRLGANIINLADTLSARIEEAAADLPAGTEVAISYDMSVYIRDMLMDLENNMATGFVLVLLVTVLFLGKRNALFVALAIPLAMLLSFFVLQIMGVTLNSIVLFSLILALGMLVDNGIVVVENIFRHQAQGKTPAQAAIDGAGEVAGPIAASTVTTLLAFFPIIFMPGVMGDFMRFLPMTVIVVLSASLFVALAINPVFCARFLSLNEKQRRRMEEGGGGFLRFQNWYTWILQRATRHAAKTVALITVLVLAGFAAYGTFGAEVLFFPDLDPERGRIRVEAPQGTPLARTDETVRQIEALIPETAMSIQSYSALSGRSGGDTESHLGTVDLTFSPYAQREIPGRTALDELRRKVQAITGAVVTVTEDDSGPPTGDDISYEIRGDDYQVMGEIASRVMEVLQARDHLFRNLDNDHEANQPEYRITIDRARAAHFGISTAEIAGTIRSAVTGTRAGTFRFDDEEYDINVRYRDDARDSLRTLRGVQIVARDGRRVPLSAVASVEPHSTVSVIKRRNMNRAVSVWANFNREVENRGAVIAEVEGEIQAIQEDLPPGYSIGAGAGFDIRDESTTFLMQAFLVAVFLIFIVLVAQFNSVMDPFIILFAVFLSLGGVFWGFALSGKNFIVIMSGIGSIALAGVAVNNCIVLVDYTHRLISQGMAWRLAVVEAGRTRLRPVLLTALTTVLALVPMALGISFSVHEFRVIVGSESSEYWTAFAWTMLYGLSFATITTLVVVPALLTIKYRALERLRQRKEPREAAHNAESA from the coding sequence ATGATACGCCTCTGCATAGAAAAATACATGGCCGTTTTTTGCTTCACGGTCCTCATTGCCGTTGTGGGCGTCATCGCCTACATCACCTTGCCCAGGGAATCCTCGCCCGAGGTTCGACAGCCCTACATCTTCATCACCACCACCTACGCCGGGGTTCCCGCCAATGATATCGAGACTCTGGTAACTCAGAGGATCGAACAGGAGCTGGAGGGCCTGAACGGCCTGAAGGAACTGAGCAGCCAGAGCCGTCAGAACGTCTCCTTCATTTTTGCCGAGTTCACCTCCGATGTGTCCGTGGAAGAGGCTTTGCGGAGAACCAAGGACCGGGTGGATCTGGCCATACCGGAACTTCCCGACGACGCCGATCACCCCAACGTGCGGGAGTTCAGTTTTTCCGACTGGCCCGTTTTTGTGGCGGTTCTCTCCCACCCCGATGGCGTGGAGGCGATTGATCAGGCATCGCGACTCCTCCAGGAAGATCTTCAGCGGATTCCGGGCGTACTCGATGTGGAACGCGCCGGGCATCCCCTGCGAGAGGTGGCGGTTGAACTGGACCCCTTCCGCATGGAAAGCTACGGATTTTCCATCGACGATGTCACCGGAGCGATCCAGCGCGAGCACGTGACAATTCCCGCAGGCTCCCTGGAGAGCCAGGAGAAAAACTACGCCCTCTCCGTAACGGGAGAGATCTCCGACCCCGCCCACTTCGGCCAGATTATTCTCTCCCAGGGCGATCGACGGGTGCCCCTTTCAACGGTGGCTCATGTGGCGTTCCAGAATACCCCCGACCAGACCCTCTCACGTTTCAACAGCACTCCGGCGATAACGCTGAGCGTCAAAAAACGCCTGGGTGCAAATATTATCAACCTGGCGGATACCCTCTCCGCCCGAATCGAGGAAGCGGCGGCTGATCTGCCGGCAGGAACAGAGGTGGCCATTTCCTACGATATGTCTGTCTATATCCGGGATATGCTCATGGATCTGGAGAATAACATGGCCACAGGCTTTGTCCTGGTCCTGCTGGTGACGGTGCTCTTTCTGGGAAAACGCAACGCCCTCTTTGTGGCACTGGCTATTCCTCTGGCGATGCTTCTCTCCTTCTTTGTGCTCCAGATCATGGGGGTAACGCTCAACTCCATTGTTCTCTTCAGCCTGATTCTGGCCCTGGGGATGCTTGTGGACAACGGGATCGTGGTGGTGGAAAATATCTTCCGTCACCAGGCCCAGGGGAAAACACCGGCCCAGGCCGCGATCGACGGCGCCGGCGAAGTGGCCGGTCCCATCGCGGCCAGCACGGTCACCACCCTCCTGGCCTTTTTCCCGATCATCTTCATGCCGGGAGTCATGGGGGACTTTATGAGGTTTCTTCCCATGACGGTGATCGTGGTCCTCTCGGCGTCGCTCTTTGTGGCGCTGGCCATAAACCCCGTCTTCTGCGCCCGTTTTCTCTCGCTGAACGAGAAGCAGCGCCGGCGCATGGAGGAGGGAGGCGGAGGGTTCCTCCGATTTCAAAACTGGTATACCTGGATTCTGCAACGGGCAACCCGGCATGCAGCAAAGACCGTGGCCCTCATAACGGTACTGGTTCTGGCCGGCTTTGCCGCCTACGGTACCTTCGGGGCAGAGGTTCTCTTTTTTCCCGATCTTGATCCGGAGCGGGGCCGTATCCGGGTGGAGGCTCCCCAGGGAACGCCTCTGGCCCGAACCGACGAGACGGTCCGTCAGATCGAGGCCCTGATTCCCGAAACGGCCATGTCGATCCAGAGTTATTCAGCCCTCTCCGGCAGGAGTGGTGGCGATACCGAAAGCCATCTGGGGACGGTGGATCTCACCTTCAGCCCCTACGCCCAGCGCGAGATCCCCGGACGGACCGCCCTGGACGAGCTCCGCCGGAAGGTGCAGGCGATCACCGGAGCGGTTGTAACGGTAACAGAAGACGATTCAGGGCCTCCCACGGGGGATGATATCTCCTACGAGATTCGTGGTGACGATTATCAGGTTATGGGAGAAATCGCTTCCCGGGTTATGGAGGTCCTTCAGGCCCGGGATCATCTTTTCCGGAACCTCGATAACGACCACGAGGCCAACCAGCCGGAGTACCGCATCACCATTGACAGAGCGCGGGCAGCCCATTTCGGGATCAGCACCGCCGAAATAGCCGGGACGATTCGTTCCGCCGTAACCGGCACCAGGGCCGGGACCTTCCGGTTCGACGACGAGGAATACGATATCAATGTGCGCTACCGCGACGATGCCCGGGACTCCCTGCGCACGCTCCGGGGTGTCCAGATTGTGGCCCGCGATGGCCGGCGTGTTCCTTTGAGCGCCGTAGCCTCGGTGGAACCCCATTCCACGGTGAGCGTCATCAAGCGGCGAAACATGAACCGGGCCGTCAGCGTCTGGGCGAACTTCAACCGGGAGGTAGAAAACAGGGGAGCGGTGATCGCCGAGGTGGAAGGGGAGATCCAAGCCATCCAGGAGGATCTCCCTCCGGGCTACTCCATCGGCGCAGGAGCGGGATTCGATATCCGCGATGAATCTACAACGTTTCTGATGCAGGCCTTTCTGGTGGCGGTATTTCTGATCTTTATTGTCCTGGTGGCGCAGTTCAACAGTGTGATGGATCCGTTTATTATCCTTTTCGCGGTTTTCCTTTCCCTGGGAGGCGTCTTTTGGGGATTTGCCCTGAGCGGGAAGAACTTCATCGTGATCATGTCCGGCATTGGGTCCATAGCCCTGGCAGGAGTTGCCGTGAATAACTGTATCGTTCTGGTGGATTACACCCACAGGCTCATATCCCAGGGCATGGCCTGGCGTCTTGCCGTGGTCGAGGCGGGGCGAACCCGGCTGCGGCCGGTCTTGCTGACGGCTCTCACCACGGTGCTGGCCCTGGTTCCCATGGCGCTGGGGATAAGTTTCAGTGTTCACGAGTTCCGGGTTATTGTGGGCAGCGAATCCAGCGAGTACTGGACGGCCTTCGCCTGGACGATGCTCTACGGTCTCTCTTTTGCCACGATAACAACCCTGGTGGTGGTTCCGGCCCTGCTGACCATCAAATATCGGGCTCTGGAGCGATTGCGCCAGCGGAAGGAGCCCCGAGAGGCTGCTCACAACGCCGAAAGCGCCTGA
- a CDS encoding sensor histidine kinase → MKAYPLSLSLQYLLVVAVASVFFSGAVMAYQVRTYYQRGLADREALLETIGKSYLPLISSRLFYFDEEELELLLQGLVLLPHLEYGAILEARQDEAFLLLEKGREPSRGGRRDIFPLVYRFGQEDRLIGELQVTTSLKEFRQILLRQTSAIAAASVVQIFGFALVVFFAARRLIFVPLRKISEFLHTLDPARPSGKRLDLSRSPWEGTFPDELDEISRALNAMLSRADQAILSLEQTQDNLRSTLEEKQSLLQELYHRTRNTLQSVRAILKLRAAQARDNRELQETVRDVDNQILAMALVQQALYESQHLSRIDMEPYFRKLLEEILQSYGMSDFRNHVVMKIDPVSFLIDTAVPCGTLLVELVSNALKHAFPEGRGGMIWIILEVLEGSLFRLTVADDGVGVGADFDWRRVSTIGFQTLRAIGENQLQGQVSFAGTGGVRWDIVFSTEGYTERVSHG, encoded by the coding sequence GTGAAGGCGTATCCCCTGAGTCTCTCTCTCCAGTACCTGCTGGTTGTGGCCGTGGCCAGTGTTTTCTTTTCGGGGGCAGTCATGGCGTATCAGGTGAGAACGTATTATCAGCGGGGACTGGCCGACCGTGAAGCCCTTCTTGAGACGATCGGGAAAAGTTATCTTCCCCTGATCTCGTCACGTCTCTTCTATTTTGATGAAGAAGAGCTGGAGCTTCTTCTTCAGGGGCTGGTTCTTTTGCCCCACCTGGAGTACGGGGCCATTCTGGAAGCCCGGCAGGACGAAGCGTTCCTCCTTCTGGAGAAGGGCAGGGAACCCTCCCGGGGAGGGCGCAGGGATATCTTCCCCTTGGTGTACCGCTTCGGTCAGGAGGATCGTTTGATCGGAGAGCTCCAGGTAACAACCAGCCTGAAGGAGTTTCGTCAAATTCTTCTGCGTCAGACCTCAGCGATCGCCGCCGCCAGCGTGGTGCAGATCTTTGGATTTGCTCTGGTCGTATTTTTTGCTGCCCGGAGGCTTATCTTCGTGCCTCTCCGAAAAATTTCGGAATTTCTTCACACCCTTGATCCGGCCCGGCCTTCGGGAAAAAGACTGGATCTCTCTCGCAGCCCCTGGGAGGGCACCTTTCCCGATGAACTGGATGAGATATCCCGGGCTCTGAACGCCATGCTTTCCCGCGCCGATCAGGCGATCCTGAGCCTGGAACAGACTCAGGACAATCTTCGTTCTACCCTGGAAGAGAAGCAGTCTCTGCTACAGGAACTCTATCACAGAACCAGAAATACCCTCCAATCGGTTCGGGCTATTCTCAAGCTTCGGGCTGCCCAGGCTCGGGATAACCGGGAGCTTCAGGAGACGGTGCGCGATGTGGATAACCAGATTCTTGCCATGGCTCTGGTGCAACAGGCGCTCTACGAATCGCAACACCTTTCCCGCATCGATATGGAACCGTACTTCCGAAAACTCCTGGAAGAGATCCTTCAGAGCTACGGGATGTCAGATTTCCGAAACCATGTTGTCATGAAGATCGATCCTGTGTCGTTCCTGATCGACACAGCCGTCCCCTGCGGCACGTTGCTGGTGGAACTTGTATCCAACGCCCTGAAACACGCCTTTCCCGAGGGGCGTGGCGGAATGATCTGGATCATCCTGGAAGTGTTGGAGGGTTCGCTCTTTCGCCTCACCGTGGCCGATGATGGTGTCGGGGTTGGTGCCGATTTTGACTGGCGACGGGTGAGCACCATTGGTTTTCAGACCCTTCGGGCGATAGGAGAAAACCAGTTACAGGGGCAGGTGAGCTTTGCCGGGACCGGTGGTGTCCGCTGGGATATCGTCTTTTCCACCGAGGGTTACACCGAGAGAGTTTCTCATGGCTGA
- a CDS encoding efflux RND transporter periplasmic adaptor subunit, translating into MRKRTLKHPRISRKLLLSMATLTAVGAAVFIIGSARSTPLEAQEENKSTLADRDGQAEPRLVRVIAPERRDFTEYGEYFGEVRGIAQAALSAGTAGRVVALHAREGDLVQKGDSLAEIDPEQAELRYRTALLSEELARESYRREQRFLEQGSSFQVRVDQARLEWLQAQSRLLDTRRLREDSLAITPISGTVVARHIELNDHLEPGDVTFHVADLSRMVVSVGVPEADIAGLRELTRAKVFFSSIPDGSFEGVPRTFSRRKSDRTLTYRVEIEIDNPRGVLLEGQTARVQLELRNHPQAVVVPNRAIFTRGNQSFVMTVEEGVSREQPIQPGPSDKTGTVVLEGLNGDELLVAEGFNRLRHGTRVAIID; encoded by the coding sequence ATGAGGAAACGAACACTGAAGCATCCGAGAATTTCGAGGAAGTTGCTCCTGAGCATGGCAACGCTCACCGCTGTGGGGGCTGCTGTTTTCATCATCGGCTCCGCCCGATCGACCCCCCTGGAGGCCCAGGAGGAGAACAAATCAACGCTGGCAGATCGGGACGGACAAGCCGAGCCCAGGCTGGTTCGCGTTATTGCACCGGAGCGCCGTGATTTTACCGAATACGGCGAATACTTCGGTGAAGTCCGGGGTATTGCCCAGGCCGCGCTCAGCGCCGGAACAGCAGGCCGGGTGGTTGCCCTCCACGCCCGGGAGGGAGACCTGGTCCAAAAAGGTGATTCCCTGGCAGAGATCGATCCGGAACAGGCCGAACTGCGCTACCGCACGGCCCTGCTGTCCGAGGAACTGGCCCGGGAGAGCTACCGCCGGGAGCAGCGCTTTCTGGAACAGGGTTCATCCTTTCAGGTCCGGGTTGATCAGGCCCGTCTGGAATGGCTCCAGGCGCAATCCCGCCTCCTGGACACACGCCGACTGCGAGAAGATTCCCTGGCAATTACACCGATCTCGGGAACGGTGGTGGCCCGACATATCGAACTGAACGACCACCTTGAGCCGGGGGACGTGACCTTCCACGTGGCAGATCTCTCCCGGATGGTCGTTTCCGTGGGAGTGCCCGAAGCTGACATCGCCGGCCTTCGCGAACTGACTCGTGCAAAGGTTTTCTTCTCGAGCATCCCCGATGGTTCCTTCGAGGGTGTTCCCCGAACCTTCTCGCGCCGCAAGTCCGACCGCACCCTGACCTACCGTGTGGAAATCGAGATCGACAATCCCCGGGGAGTTCTGCTGGAAGGACAAACCGCCCGGGTGCAGCTGGAGCTCAGGAACCACCCCCAGGCTGTCGTTGTCCCCAACCGGGCGATCTTTACCCGCGGCAACCAGTCCTTTGTCATGACCGTGGAGGAGGGAGTTTCCCGGGAACAACCGATTCAACCGGGTCCTTCCGACAAAACGGGAACGGTCGTCCTCGAGGGGCTCAACGGGGACGAACTGTTGGTCGCCGAGGGATTCAACCGCCTGCGCCACGGCACCCGCGTTGCCATAATAGACTAG
- a CDS encoding ABC transporter substrate-binding protein, with protein sequence MKKKLVVSGAVMAGMVLAFSIMSCNSGDDRPVTLQIMYWDNVQKPVIDAAIAEFQEIHPAIRVTSTIVPWGQYWQRLQTTMVGGTAPDVFWMNVPNFPRYAENGHLLNLQPYLDAAGIDPSVYPQDLIDRYRLDGEIHVIPEQFDTIALAYNRRLFDEAGLSYPDETWDWNTLREKALLLTKDRSSGRQYGFIANSDSQAGYYNFMVMNGGRIISEDRKTSGFRDTGSIEAIQFLVDLMYKDRSAPPGQELYELNNPLDLFVSGSAAMATIGAWSVPVVYGALGEDVNVAPLPKSPSTGERRSIIHGLGWAGSARTKYPDETWLLLEHLISPEFSARLAEEGVTIPSYEGMADDWVQAIPSMDLQVFIDAQGYSWPYPVSRNTSEWMSIEMREMRDVWLGASEVSEAMEAIAEGMDQVLAAE encoded by the coding sequence ATGAAAAAGAAACTGGTTGTGTCGGGAGCCGTTATGGCAGGAATGGTCCTGGCTTTTTCAATCATGAGTTGCAACTCCGGCGATGATCGCCCGGTGACATTGCAGATCATGTACTGGGACAATGTGCAGAAACCCGTAATCGATGCGGCCATAGCGGAATTTCAGGAAATTCACCCTGCCATCCGTGTTACTTCAACTATTGTGCCCTGGGGGCAGTATTGGCAACGGTTGCAGACTACCATGGTGGGGGGGACGGCTCCTGACGTATTCTGGATGAACGTACCCAACTTTCCCCGCTATGCAGAAAACGGGCACCTTTTGAATCTTCAGCCCTACCTTGATGCAGCCGGGATAGATCCCTCGGTGTATCCGCAGGATCTGATCGATCGATATCGCCTGGATGGGGAAATTCACGTCATACCCGAGCAATTCGATACGATCGCCTTGGCCTACAATCGGCGACTCTTCGATGAAGCTGGTCTGTCGTATCCCGATGAGACCTGGGACTGGAACACCTTGCGGGAAAAAGCGTTGCTTCTGACAAAGGATCGCTCTTCGGGAAGACAATACGGGTTTATAGCAAACTCCGACAGTCAGGCCGGCTATTACAACTTCATGGTCATGAACGGAGGACGGATCATCTCGGAGGATCGAAAAACATCAGGTTTCCGGGATACCGGGAGCATTGAGGCGATTCAGTTTCTGGTTGATCTGATGTACAAGGATCGGTCGGCACCGCCAGGACAGGAGCTTTACGAGCTGAACAATCCGCTGGATCTCTTCGTTTCCGGCAGCGCAGCCATGGCAACGATCGGTGCCTGGTCTGTCCCGGTTGTGTACGGGGCATTGGGCGAGGATGTAAATGTTGCGCCTCTTCCCAAGAGTCCCTCCACGGGGGAACGACGCTCCATTATCCACGGCCTTGGCTGGGCTGGATCGGCTCGCACGAAATATCCCGATGAGACATGGCTGCTGCTGGAACACCTGATCTCTCCGGAATTTTCTGCCCGGCTGGCTGAGGAGGGGGTCACCATTCCCAGTTACGAAGGGATGGCTGATGACTGGGTACAAGCGATTCCTTCAATGGATTTGCAGGTCTTCATCGACGCCCAGGGCTACTCCTGGCCCTATCCTGTCTCCCGAAACACCTCGGAGTGGATGAGTATCGAGATGCGGGAAATGCGTGACGTCTGGCTGGGAGCCTCGGAGGTTTCCGAGGCTATGGAAGCCATAGCCGAAGGAATGGACCAGGTTCTGGCTGCAGAATAA